A single genomic interval of Ignavibacteria bacterium harbors:
- a CDS encoding class I SAM-dependent methyltransferase encodes MVRISYEYTEDPSHPNYTKWTRSKNAAIKKGEFVKSILAKSINLENKKILDLGSGSGGTLQNFLGSGNQLFSVDHSDDKLKAQKIISHEFNLIYSLAEKLPFKQKYFDVIILQDSLEHFTDPYSVLNEIKNLLNEDGVIYISTPNKFSIINLFADPHWGFPFVALFPRILIRKIFIPLFRRQEIGRPGVAQLLSYKQLRSFFDELSLKSNIYTIEAVHTLISKSEQIIWSKFHITLLKILASLKFERLLTLMANNKPGILNRYFTPTFYFTLKKR; translated from the coding sequence ATGGTGAGAATCAGTTACGAATACACAGAAGATCCTTCACACCCCAATTACACAAAATGGACTCGTTCCAAGAACGCTGCCATAAAAAAAGGGGAATTTGTCAAATCCATTTTAGCTAAATCAATAAACCTCGAAAACAAAAAAATACTTGATCTAGGGTCGGGTTCTGGTGGAACCCTGCAAAATTTTTTAGGAAGTGGTAATCAACTTTTTTCGGTTGATCATAGTGACGATAAACTTAAAGCTCAGAAAATAATATCTCATGAATTTAATTTAATTTACAGTTTAGCTGAGAAGCTTCCCTTCAAACAAAAATATTTTGATGTTATAATTCTGCAAGATTCTCTTGAGCATTTTACAGATCCTTATAGTGTTTTGAATGAAATAAAAAACCTTCTAAATGAGGATGGAGTAATTTACATAAGCACTCCGAATAAATTTTCGATAATTAATTTATTTGCCGATCCACACTGGGGTTTTCCTTTCGTAGCTTTGTTTCCAAGAATATTAATCCGAAAAATTTTTATTCCATTATTCCGAAGACAGGAAATCGGAAGACCCGGTGTTGCCCAACTTTTAAGTTACAAACAACTAAGAAGTTTCTTCGATGAATTATCATTGAAATCAAACATTTACACAATAGAAGCGGTTCATACACTCATCTCTAAATCTGAACAGATTATTTGGTCAAAGTTCCACATTACTTTACTAAAAATATTAGCTTCACTGAAATTTGAACGACTATTAACACTGATGGCAAACAACAAGCCAGGAATACTAAATAGATATTTTACTCCGACTTTTTATTTTACGCTTAAGAAACGCTGA
- a CDS encoding cytidine deaminase yields the protein MKPIDYNHLAEKAIEAKKFAHAPYSNFHVGAALLTESNEIYTGCNVENSSFGLTICAERVAVFKAYSDGIRKFKAIAVASDDQNFCPPCGACRQVLMDLCGDIDFVMVDGKMNLKVFKLSELLPFAFGDENLKSK from the coding sequence ATGAAACCTATCGATTATAATCATCTAGCTGAAAAAGCAATCGAGGCAAAAAAATTTGCACACGCACCATATTCAAACTTTCATGTAGGGGCTGCACTTTTAACTGAAAGTAACGAGATTTATACAGGCTGCAACGTTGAGAACAGCTCTTTCGGTTTAACCATTTGTGCAGAGCGTGTTGCTGTTTTTAAGGCTTATTCAGATGGAATTCGAAAATTTAAAGCAATTGCCGTTGCATCGGATGATCAAAATTTTTGCCCGCCTTGCGGCGCATGTCGTCAAGTTCTGATGGATTTATGCGGTGACATTGATTTTGTGATGGTAGATGGAAAAATGAATTTAAAAGTGTTCAAACTTTCTGAATTGCTTCCATTCGCTTTTGGAGATGAAAATTTGAAGAGTAAATGA
- a CDS encoding thymidine kinase, translating to MNEFLQQQLPNKTGWIEVIAGCMFSGKTEELIRRCRRAMIAKQKVIVFKPKIDDRYSEKEIVSHSEQSLPSEVIQDADEILKLSKDSHVIGIDEAQFFKSNLIEVVNSLADEGKRVIIAGLDQDYRGVPFEPMPHLLAIAEYITKTLAICVVCGNPADRTQRTIVSKDRVVVGASNIYEARCRKCHTIYGE from the coding sequence ATGAATGAATTTTTACAACAGCAACTTCCAAATAAAACCGGATGGATAGAAGTGATTGCCGGTTGTATGTTTAGCGGTAAAACTGAGGAACTTATTAGAAGATGCCGGCGGGCTATGATTGCCAAACAGAAAGTGATCGTATTTAAACCGAAGATCGATGATCGGTATTCTGAGAAAGAAATTGTTTCACATTCAGAGCAGTCGCTTCCATCAGAAGTCATCCAAGATGCAGATGAGATATTGAAGTTATCCAAGGATTCACATGTTATCGGAATAGATGAAGCTCAATTTTTCAAATCCAATCTTATCGAAGTTGTAAACTCACTAGCGGATGAAGGTAAACGAGTGATAATCGCTGGATTAGACCAAGATTACCGCGGCGTCCCATTTGAACCTATGCCCCATCTGCTCGCAATTGCGGAATATATTACAAAAACTCTTGCCATCTGCGTTGTTTGCGGAAATCCAGCCGATCGTACGCAGCGTACAATAGTAAGTAAAGACCGAGTAGTTGTGGGCGCCTCAAATATTTATGAAGCCCGCTGCAGAAAATGTCACACTATTTATGGTGAATAA
- a CDS encoding NupC/NupG family nucleoside CNT transporter, with the protein MNILAVLNGLLGIGVIIGIAFLMSNNKKRVNWRLVTSGFLIQFIFAIFLMKGDAMGSFFSPLAWPKQFFAWVSSFFVLVLNFTTEGAKFVFGKLALGPGSVESLGVFFAFQVLPTIIFFASLMSVLYYLGVMQRIVQGMAWIMAKVMGTSGAESLSNTANVFVGQTEAPLMIRPFLKDLTNSELLTIMVGGMATIAGGVMAAYIQMLGSSYAEAHNLTIQAAQLKFATQLLGASIMAAPASLAISKIIFPEIGEPVTKGTVKIKVEKNASNVIEAAAAGASDGMKLALNVGAMLIAFIALIALANYLLEWIGNWTGLSALIMEHYSQPLNLQIIFGLVLQFLAFAIGVPWQDAINFGSLVGTKIVLNEFVAYLDMSAMIQQGKLVSEKAITMATFALCGFANFSSIAIQIGGISPLAPERRKDLASLGLRAVAGGTLATLLTATIAGFLL; encoded by the coding sequence ATGAACATTCTTGCTGTGTTAAATGGATTGCTCGGAATCGGAGTAATCATCGGAATTGCATTTTTAATGTCTAATAATAAAAAGAGAGTCAACTGGCGGTTGGTCACCAGTGGTTTTCTAATTCAATTTATATTTGCAATTTTTCTAATGAAAGGTGATGCGATGGGGAGTTTCTTCTCACCTTTAGCATGGCCAAAACAATTTTTCGCTTGGGTGTCGAGCTTTTTCGTTCTCGTTTTGAATTTTACAACTGAAGGCGCAAAATTTGTTTTCGGGAAATTGGCACTTGGTCCTGGAAGCGTTGAAAGTCTTGGAGTGTTTTTCGCTTTTCAAGTCCTGCCCACAATAATATTTTTTGCGAGTTTAATGTCAGTTCTCTACTACCTCGGAGTAATGCAGCGAATTGTTCAAGGTATGGCTTGGATAATGGCAAAAGTGATGGGGACTAGCGGAGCTGAATCGCTTTCAAATACTGCCAACGTTTTCGTTGGGCAAACAGAAGCCCCATTGATGATTAGACCATTTTTGAAAGATTTAACAAACTCTGAACTTCTAACGATTATGGTTGGTGGAATGGCAACTATAGCTGGCGGAGTAATGGCTGCATATATTCAAATGTTAGGTTCTTCTTATGCTGAAGCACATAACTTAACTATTCAAGCTGCACAATTGAAATTTGCAACACAATTACTGGGAGCAAGTATTATGGCTGCTCCGGCTTCTCTCGCAATTTCTAAAATCATTTTCCCGGAAATTGGAGAACCGGTAACTAAAGGTACTGTGAAAATAAAAGTAGAAAAAAATGCCTCAAATGTTATTGAAGCTGCCGCGGCAGGTGCTTCAGATGGAATGAAACTCGCATTGAATGTCGGTGCAATGTTAATAGCTTTCATTGCCTTGATAGCATTGGCGAATTATTTGCTTGAATGGATAGGTAACTGGACTGGATTAAGTGCTTTAATAATGGAACATTACAGCCAACCGCTTAATTTGCAAATTATATTTGGTTTAGTATTGCAATTTCTCGCGTTTGCTATCGGTGTGCCTTGGCAGGATGCGATTAATTTCGGGAGTCTCGTCGGTACAAAAATCGTTTTAAATGAATTTGTTGCATATCTTGATATGTCTGCAATGATCCAGCAAGGAAAATTAGTTTCAGAAAAGGCAATTACCATGGCAACTTTTGCACTCTGTGGATTTGCAAACTTTTCTTCTATCGCGATCCAAATAGGTGGAATTTCTCCGCTTGCTCCGGAAAGACGAAAAGACCTTGCATCCTTGGGATTAAGAGCTGTTGCTGGCGGAACACTTGCAACTTTATTGACCGCTACCATTGCTGGATTCCTACTATAA
- a CDS encoding purine-nucleoside phosphorylase, with product MEFDANKIISFVKDNFNNISIDISIILGSGLGDFAGQLTKEKSIKTSEIPNYPISTVVGHAGEIILCKYEQKNILLFKGRIHLYEGYNISKIILPTQIAIGMNSNYLIITNAAGGIADGMQPGDLMLITDIFFPHYKSKFTSLGGHIRNLNKLPKELMEIAIKVSQRENIELKNGTYAFSLGPSYETPAEIQFLKKAGCDAVGMSTVPEIIFSQNSNMKTIGISCITNLAAGISKTKLTHDEVTETANQAKSKFSVLLKEIIKELP from the coding sequence ATGGAATTTGACGCAAATAAAATTATTTCATTCGTAAAAGATAATTTCAATAACATCTCAATTGATATTTCTATAATTCTTGGATCAGGATTAGGTGATTTTGCAGGACAACTCACAAAAGAAAAATCGATAAAAACTTCAGAAATTCCAAATTATCCTATTTCGACAGTCGTTGGTCATGCGGGTGAGATTATACTTTGTAAATATGAGCAAAAAAATATTCTTCTTTTTAAGGGCAGGATCCATCTTTACGAAGGATATAATATTTCGAAAATAATTCTTCCCACTCAAATTGCAATAGGAATGAATTCAAATTATTTGATTATTACAAATGCAGCTGGAGGAATTGCTGATGGAATGCAGCCAGGCGATCTCATGTTGATAACAGATATTTTTTTCCCACACTATAAATCTAAATTTACATCTTTAGGCGGTCATATTCGAAATTTGAACAAACTCCCAAAGGAATTGATGGAAATTGCTATTAAGGTGAGTCAGAGAGAAAATATTGAATTAAAAAATGGTACTTACGCATTTTCACTCGGACCAAGTTATGAGACGCCCGCTGAAATTCAATTCTTGAAAAAAGCCGGCTGTGATGCTGTTGGAATGTCGACAGTGCCTGAAATTATTTTCAGTCAAAATTCAAATATGAAAACAATTGGAATTTCATGCATTACTAATCTTGCAGCGGGAATATCCAAAACAAAACTCACTCATGACGAAGTTACTGAAACCGCTAATCAGGCAAAATCAAAGTTCTCAGTTTTATTAAAAGAAATTATTAAGGAACTCCCTTAA
- a CDS encoding 16S rRNA (uracil(1498)-N(3))-methyltransferase, which translates to MDRFYFPNLEITQDKFFIEGEEAHHITGVMRKNIGDRVEITNGEGLTCECELIAIKKFSVECSTISRTIVKKKKPQFYFLIPVIKNPSRFEFMLEKLTELGVNQIIPFISEKSLKVSDKHERWTKVLISAMKQSHEPFLPVLHSMINFDEGIDNLKRGNSVIFHGDFEGETLEHLISVKNIFSADSVYLIVGPEGDFSEREKETLSRLDSIPVKLSDNRLRSETAAITLLSLIKNLFKGVP; encoded by the coding sequence ATGGATAGATTTTATTTTCCAAATCTTGAAATTACCCAAGACAAGTTCTTCATTGAGGGCGAGGAAGCACATCACATCACGGGAGTTATGAGAAAAAATATCGGTGATAGAGTTGAAATAACTAATGGCGAAGGTCTGACCTGCGAGTGCGAATTAATTGCAATTAAAAAATTTAGTGTAGAATGCTCGACTATTAGCCGTACAATAGTCAAGAAGAAGAAACCACAGTTCTATTTTCTAATACCAGTAATAAAAAATCCAAGTAGATTTGAATTCATGCTCGAGAAACTTACTGAGCTTGGAGTTAACCAAATCATTCCATTTATTTCTGAAAAATCGTTGAAAGTCTCAGACAAACATGAAAGGTGGACGAAGGTTTTAATTTCGGCAATGAAACAATCACACGAACCGTTTCTCCCTGTTCTGCATTCTATGATAAATTTTGATGAAGGAATAGATAATTTAAAAAGAGGTAATTCAGTTATTTTTCACGGTGATTTCGAGGGAGAGACTTTAGAACACTTAATTTCAGTTAAGAATATTTTCTCTGCAGATTCTGTTTATCTAATTGTTGGTCCTGAAGGAGATTTCTCTGAGAGAGAAAAAGAGACTTTGTCACGTTTAGATTCTATTCCGGTGAAACTTTCTGATAATCGACTAAGAAGTGAAACAGCCGCAATCACCCTGCTGTCGTTAATCAAGAATCTTTTTAAGGGAGTTCCTTAA